One window of Cellulomonas shaoxiangyii genomic DNA carries:
- a CDS encoding non-reducing end alpha-L-arabinofuranosidase family hydrolase produces MHQTTRRGRRVLVAATTVATLALTGALAALPAQAAASTLGAAAQQSGRYYGAAITVGKMNDATYMGIVDREFDSIVAENEMKMDATEPNQNQFNFTNGDRIVNYALGKGKKVRGHTLAWHGQQPGWMQNMSGQALRNAMLNHVTRVATHYRGKIHSWDVVNEAFADDGRGSRRDSNLQRTGNDWIEAAFRAARAADPAAKLCYNDYNTDGVNAKSTAVYNMVRDFRSRGVPIDCVGFQSHLGTTVPGDYQANLRRFSDLGVDVQITELDIQQGSNQATAYRQVTQACLAVPRCTGITVWGVRDNDSWRTGTNPLLFDSAGNKKAAYTAVLDALNAAPPTQQPTQQPTQQPTQQPTQQPTQQPTQQPTQNPGTGVCQVTYRVPSQWPGGFTANVSVTNRGAALDGWTLTFAFPGNQTVQQAWNGVATQSGQQVTIRNADYNRSLPTGGTVEIGFNGGFSGSAKPLPTAFALNGVPCNGAAQPTATPTTQPTASPTTQPTATPTTGPTPTPTLPTGALPTSFRWSSSGALISPRSDASHTTASVKDPSVVFHDGKYHVFATVWANNGYNLMYTSFTDWSQASSAPHHYLDRTAIGTGYRAAPQVFWFEPQKLWYLVYQTGNGSYSTTTNIADPSSWSAPKNFYGSQPQIIRDNIGNGHWVDFWNVCDAQKCYLFSSDDNGHLYRSETTLASFPNGFTNTVIAMQDANRNRLFEAVNVYKVAGQQQYLMVHEAIGSDGRRWFRSWTAPQITGPWTDLADEESNPFARANNVSFPGGVWTNDISHGELVRRGVVDQTMEISPCKLEYLYQGLAPGSGGDYNSLPWRLGLLTQTNSTC; encoded by the coding sequence ATGCACCAGACGACGCGACGCGGACGACGGGTCCTCGTCGCCGCGACCACGGTCGCGACCCTCGCGCTCACGGGGGCCCTCGCGGCCCTGCCGGCGCAGGCCGCGGCGAGCACCCTCGGTGCCGCCGCCCAGCAGAGCGGCCGGTACTACGGCGCCGCGATCACGGTCGGCAAGATGAACGACGCGACCTACATGGGCATCGTCGACCGCGAGTTCGACTCGATCGTGGCCGAGAACGAGATGAAGATGGACGCCACGGAGCCGAACCAGAACCAGTTCAACTTCACCAACGGCGACCGGATCGTGAACTACGCCCTCGGCAAGGGCAAGAAGGTGCGCGGTCACACGCTCGCGTGGCACGGCCAGCAGCCCGGGTGGATGCAGAACATGTCCGGCCAGGCGCTGCGCAACGCCATGCTCAACCACGTCACGCGGGTCGCGACGCACTACCGCGGCAAGATCCACAGCTGGGACGTGGTCAACGAGGCCTTCGCCGACGACGGCCGCGGGTCGCGCCGTGACTCGAACCTGCAGCGCACCGGCAACGACTGGATCGAGGCCGCGTTCCGCGCCGCCCGCGCCGCGGACCCGGCCGCGAAGCTCTGCTACAACGACTACAACACCGACGGCGTCAACGCGAAGTCCACGGCGGTCTACAACATGGTCCGCGACTTCCGGTCCCGTGGCGTGCCGATCGACTGCGTCGGCTTCCAGTCCCACCTCGGCACGACCGTGCCGGGCGACTACCAGGCGAACCTCCGGCGGTTCTCCGACCTCGGCGTCGACGTGCAGATCACCGAGCTCGACATCCAGCAGGGGTCGAACCAGGCCACCGCCTACCGGCAGGTCACGCAGGCGTGCCTCGCCGTCCCGCGCTGCACGGGCATCACCGTGTGGGGCGTGCGGGACAACGACTCGTGGCGCACGGGCACGAACCCGCTGCTCTTCGACTCCGCGGGCAACAAGAAGGCGGCCTACACCGCCGTGCTCGACGCGCTCAACGCGGCGCCGCCGACGCAGCAGCCCACCCAGCAGCCGACGCAGCAGCCCACCCAGCAGCCGACGCAGCAGCCGACGCAGCAGCCCACGCAGCAGCCGACCCAGAACCCCGGCACGGGCGTCTGCCAGGTGACCTACCGCGTGCCGTCGCAGTGGCCCGGCGGGTTCACGGCGAACGTGTCGGTCACCAACCGGGGGGCGGCGCTCGACGGCTGGACCCTCACGTTCGCCTTCCCGGGCAACCAGACGGTGCAGCAGGCGTGGAACGGCGTCGCCACGCAGAGCGGGCAGCAGGTCACGATCCGCAACGCCGACTACAACCGCTCGCTGCCCACGGGCGGCACCGTGGAGATCGGGTTCAACGGCGGCTTCTCCGGCTCGGCGAAACCCCTCCCGACCGCGTTCGCGCTGAACGGCGTCCCGTGCAACGGTGCGGCGCAGCCGACCGCCACGCCGACGACGCAGCCGACCGCGTCGCCGACGACGCAGCCGACCGCCACGCCGACGACGGGACCCACCCCCACCCCGACGCTCCCCACGGGCGCGCTGCCGACGAGCTTCCGCTGGTCGTCGTCGGGGGCGCTCATCAGCCCGCGGTCGGACGCCTCGCACACCACCGCCTCCGTGAAGGACCCGTCGGTCGTCTTCCACGACGGCAAGTACCACGTCTTCGCGACGGTGTGGGCGAACAACGGCTACAACCTGATGTACACGAGCTTCACCGACTGGTCGCAGGCATCCTCGGCCCCGCACCACTACCTCGACCGGACGGCGATCGGCACGGGCTACCGGGCCGCGCCGCAGGTGTTCTGGTTCGAGCCGCAGAAGCTCTGGTACCTCGTCTACCAGACCGGCAACGGCTCGTACTCGACGACCACGAACATCGCCGACCCGTCGTCGTGGTCCGCGCCGAAGAACTTCTACGGCAGCCAGCCGCAGATCATCCGCGACAACATCGGCAACGGTCACTGGGTGGACTTCTGGAACGTCTGCGACGCCCAGAAGTGCTACCTGTTCTCCTCCGACGACAACGGGCACCTGTACCGCTCCGAGACGACGCTGGCGAGCTTCCCGAACGGGTTCACCAACACCGTCATCGCGATGCAGGACGCCAACCGCAACCGGCTGTTCGAGGCGGTGAACGTCTACAAGGTCGCCGGGCAGCAGCAGTACCTGATGGTGCACGAGGCCATCGGCTCGGACGGGCGCCGCTGGTTCCGCTCGTGGACGGCGCCGCAGATCACGGGGCCGTGGACGGACCTCGCGGACGAGGAGAGCAACCCGTTCGCGCGGGCGAACAACGTGTCGTTCCCCGGCGGCGTCTGGACGAACGACATCTCGCACGGGGAGCTGGTCCGGCGTGGTGTGGTGGACCAGACCATGGAGATCAGCCCGTGCAAGCTCGAGTACCTCTACCAGGGGCTCGCACCCGGGTCGGGCGGCGACTACAACTCGCTGCCGTGGCGCCTCGGCCTGCTGACGCAGACGAACTCCACCTGCTGA
- a CDS encoding diguanylate cyclase domain-containing protein — protein MPTATPALPAPAPAPARLGEVSAPVQVVSALDVMSDIEVLFRAPRRSCVVVHDAQGGRVGLLTRHRYTEVMTGRLGYGRAVMTRREVGRAADWAPLVLDAGTSVVDAARAAMARDATVRHDDVLVPGPSWSAASTADLVQALTSALADRAARDPLTGVLSRAHLVATTTQWAAGAVPGTRRRLLLVGLDVDGMAHLNASAGLDAGDDALRTVASRLCDAAPAGCVVGRIDGDAFGVLVLLPAVYDDRATELAATLGARLVGACAGLPVTLRATTSTSLAGWADPGLLLLEVERGLRSAPRASAPAGLPTRDRH, from the coding sequence GTGCCGACCGCCACCCCCGCCCTGCCGGCCCCCGCCCCCGCGCCCGCCCGCCTCGGCGAGGTCAGCGCGCCCGTGCAGGTCGTGTCCGCGCTCGACGTGATGAGCGACATCGAGGTGCTGTTCCGCGCGCCCCGGCGCAGCTGCGTCGTCGTGCACGACGCCCAGGGCGGGAGGGTCGGCCTGCTCACCCGGCACCGGTACACCGAGGTGATGACCGGGCGGCTGGGCTACGGCCGTGCCGTGATGACGCGCCGTGAGGTCGGCCGCGCCGCGGACTGGGCGCCGCTCGTGCTGGACGCGGGGACGAGCGTCGTCGACGCCGCCCGGGCCGCCATGGCCCGGGACGCGACCGTCCGGCACGACGACGTGCTCGTCCCCGGTCCGTCGTGGTCCGCGGCGTCGACGGCCGACCTCGTGCAGGCGCTCACCTCGGCCCTCGCCGACCGCGCCGCGCGGGACCCGCTCACGGGTGTGCTCTCCCGCGCGCACCTCGTCGCGACGACGACGCAGTGGGCTGCCGGTGCGGTCCCCGGCACGCGGCGCCGGCTGCTCCTGGTGGGGCTCGACGTCGACGGCATGGCGCACCTCAACGCGTCCGCGGGGCTCGACGCCGGCGACGACGCGCTGCGCACGGTCGCGTCCCGGCTGTGCGACGCGGCGCCCGCGGGCTGTGTCGTCGGGCGGATCGACGGCGACGCGTTCGGCGTCCTGGTGCTGCTGCCGGCCGTGTACGACGACCGCGCCACCGAGCTCGCGGCCACGCTGGGCGCGCGGCTCGTCGGGGCGTGCGCGGGGCTGCCGGTGACGCTGCGCGCCACGACGTCGACGTCGCTCGCGGGGTGGGCGGACCCCGGTCTGCTGCTCCTGGAGGTCGAGCGGGGACTGCGCTCGGCGCCGCGCGCGTCGGCGCCCGCGGGCCTGCCGACGCGGGACCGGCACTGA
- a CDS encoding helix-turn-helix domain-containing protein, producing the protein MVRLPLTPADVERGRRLGALLRRARAERPMLATALDAGVSPETLRKIESGRVPTPSFATVAAVAAVLGLSLDAVWAEVSRGEAADGAAPGAALDRGARLAS; encoded by the coding sequence ATGGTCCGGTTGCCGCTCACCCCCGCCGACGTCGAACGCGGCCGGCGCCTCGGCGCCCTGCTGCGCCGCGCCCGTGCCGAGCGCCCGATGCTCGCGACCGCCCTCGACGCGGGCGTCTCCCCCGAGACGCTCCGCAAGATCGAGTCCGGCCGCGTCCCGACGCCGTCGTTCGCGACCGTCGCGGCGGTCGCTGCCGTGCTCGGCCTCTCCCTCGACGCGGTGTGGGCGGAGGTCAGCCGGGGCGAGGCCGCCGACGGCGCCGCCCCGGGCGCCGCCCTCGACCGGGGCGCGCGGCTGGCCTCGTAG
- the map gene encoding type I methionyl aminopeptidase, whose translation MIEILSPTELARARVTGALVADILQTLRSRTAVGTNLLDIDRWTQAMITEAGAQSCYVDYAPSFGRGPFGHYVCTSVNDAVLHGLPHDYTLADGDLVSLDLAVSKDGVVADSALSFVVGATQRPEDLAMIDATERALEAGIAAARPGARVGDLSHAIGTVLAAAGYPVNTEFGGHGVGSTMHQDPHVANAGRPGRGYPLRPGLLLALEPWVMADTDELVTDADGWTLRSATGCRTAHREHTIAITDDGAEILTLPSDAHR comes from the coding sequence ATGATCGAGATCCTCAGCCCCACCGAGCTGGCCCGTGCGCGCGTCACCGGCGCCCTCGTCGCGGACATCCTGCAGACGCTGCGCAGCCGCACCGCCGTGGGCACGAACCTGCTCGACATCGACCGCTGGACCCAGGCCATGATCACCGAGGCCGGTGCGCAGTCCTGCTACGTCGACTACGCGCCCTCCTTCGGGCGCGGCCCGTTCGGCCACTACGTCTGCACGTCCGTGAACGACGCCGTGCTGCACGGGCTGCCGCACGACTACACGCTCGCCGACGGCGACCTGGTGTCCCTCGACCTCGCCGTGTCCAAGGACGGCGTCGTCGCCGACTCCGCCCTCAGCTTCGTCGTCGGGGCGACGCAGCGTCCCGAGGACCTCGCGATGATCGACGCCACCGAGCGGGCGCTCGAGGCGGGCATCGCCGCGGCCCGGCCGGGTGCCCGCGTCGGGGACCTCTCGCACGCGATCGGCACCGTGCTCGCCGCGGCCGGCTACCCGGTCAACACCGAGTTCGGCGGGCACGGCGTCGGGTCGACGATGCACCAGGACCCGCACGTGGCCAACGCCGGGCGGCCCGGCCGCGGCTACCCGCTGCGCCCCGGGCTGCTGCTCGCGCTCGAGCCGTGGGTCATGGCGGACACCGACGAGCTCGTGACGGACGCGGACGGCTGGACGCTGCGCAGCGCGACGGGCTGCCGCACGGCCCACCGCGAGCACACGATCGCGATCACGGACGACGGGGCCGAGATCCTCACGCTCCCGTCGGACGCGCACCGGTAG
- a CDS encoding leucine-rich repeat domain-containing protein, producing the protein MLHGAGRRRAGAGALAVLGAAAAAPWTSSSHTLPVAGLALLLGLVPLACLAAGTAGTPPTRRTRAAAVSAVALGTLLAALGVLAASPLGFLDLRLALGHWRLTVTAVTAFAPVGVALLGVAAVLVGTGVLRRRRLPVALAAGTSAAVALGAVVGVGAQTVATAVALARYRTAAPVAALLADGYVPVGAVALVAAVVATWAAVRAPRRLAHWVPAPVAALDPAARRTRARRGALAAGAGAVVAVLVVTGVVVARTAPRLRLADLVPDPALAACLAHVLDVAPDASVSRSALDAVRTVECRRDDSATWAPASAPATVACRDQSPRLPAAEGAASAAPVDPCVRDLTGIDALPELVDLDLSGHAVADVAPLAAAEHLSTLTLTHNPVADLTPLTGLPLTDLGLSGTDVADLTPLAGAPGLRRLGLAGTGVADLTPLAGATGLTELDLSGTAVADVTPLAALTGLTRLTLARARVADPSPLAALPALTMLDVRENRITDAATLVALPAVDELWLGGNPVADLRPLLGMPALLGVDVEGLDPATPGIDELRAAGVYVGGLA; encoded by the coding sequence GTGCTGCACGGAGCGGGTCGACGGCGCGCGGGTGCAGGCGCCCTCGCGGTGCTCGGCGCGGCCGCCGCCGCGCCGTGGACGTCGTCGTCGCACACCCTTCCCGTCGCCGGGCTCGCCCTGCTGCTGGGGCTCGTGCCGCTCGCCTGCCTCGCCGCCGGCACCGCCGGCACCCCGCCGACGCGCCGCACGCGCGCCGCCGCCGTGTCCGCGGTCGCGCTCGGCACCCTGCTCGCCGCGCTCGGCGTCCTCGCCGCGTCGCCGCTGGGCTTCCTCGACCTGCGGCTCGCGCTCGGCCACTGGCGGCTCACCGTCACCGCGGTGACGGCGTTCGCCCCGGTGGGCGTGGCGCTGCTGGGCGTCGCCGCCGTCCTCGTCGGCACCGGTGTGCTGCGTCGGCGGCGGCTGCCCGTGGCCCTCGCGGCGGGCACGTCCGCTGCCGTCGCGCTCGGCGCGGTCGTCGGCGTCGGCGCGCAGACCGTCGCCACCGCGGTCGCCCTCGCCCGGTACCGCACCGCGGCGCCGGTCGCGGCGCTGCTCGCCGACGGCTACGTGCCCGTGGGGGCCGTCGCGCTCGTCGCGGCGGTCGTCGCGACGTGGGCGGCGGTCCGGGCACCGCGCCGGCTCGCGCACTGGGTGCCCGCGCCGGTCGCCGCGCTCGACCCGGCGGCACGCCGCACGCGCGCGCGGCGGGGCGCCCTCGCCGCGGGGGCGGGCGCGGTCGTCGCCGTGCTCGTCGTGACCGGTGTCGTCGTCGCACGGACCGCGCCGCGGCTGCGGCTCGCGGACCTCGTCCCCGACCCGGCGCTGGCGGCGTGCCTCGCCCACGTCCTCGACGTCGCTCCCGACGCCTCCGTCTCGCGCTCGGCGCTCGACGCCGTGCGCACGGTCGAGTGCCGTCGGGACGACTCCGCGACGTGGGCGCCGGCCTCGGCACCCGCCACCGTCGCCTGCCGCGACCAGTCGCCCCGGCTCCCCGCCGCCGAAGGGGCCGCGAGCGCGGCGCCCGTCGACCCCTGCGTGCGTGACCTCACGGGCATCGACGCACTGCCGGAGCTCGTGGACCTCGACCTGAGCGGCCACGCGGTCGCCGACGTCGCCCCGCTGGCGGCCGCGGAGCACCTGAGCACGCTCACGCTCACGCACAACCCCGTCGCGGACCTGACCCCGCTCACCGGTCTGCCGCTCACCGACCTCGGCCTGTCGGGCACGGACGTCGCCGACCTGACGCCGCTCGCGGGCGCACCCGGGCTGCGCCGGCTCGGCCTCGCCGGCACCGGCGTCGCCGACCTGACGCCGCTCGCCGGCGCGACCGGCCTGACCGAGCTCGACCTGTCCGGCACCGCGGTCGCCGACGTCACGCCCCTCGCGGCGCTGACCGGCCTGACGCGGCTCACGCTCGCCCGGGCCCGGGTCGCCGACCCGTCCCCGTTGGCCGCGCTCCCCGCCCTGACCATGCTCGACGTACGCGAGAACCGGATCACCGACGCCGCGACGCTCGTGGCGCTGCCCGCCGTGGACGAGCTGTGGCTCGGCGGCAACCCCGTGGCCGACCTGCGCCCGCTGCTCGGCATGCCCGCGCTGCTCGGCGTCGACGTCGAGGGGCTGGACCCGGCGACGCCGGGCATCGACGAGCTGCGCGCCGCCGGCGTGTACGTGGGCGGCCTCGCGTAG
- a CDS encoding ABC transporter ATP-binding protein produces MSSTPAVLQATDVHAGYGGPPVLDGVSLTLRPGDAVGLLGRSGVGKSTLVEILGGHQRPWQGQVTLDGVNVSKPPLRQKKAIKARLRTVHQNGLAGIDAQRTVEKTIQDAFTEARKAGRSTNNDVEAALGVVGLPVRFVTRTVQSLSGGERQRVAIARALAAKPDLLLLDEPLTAVDQAMREEVAADVRALVRADGIGLLVASHDVRLLDRLTDTVLVLAEGRIVESGPLGDLLRAPQHEDTRALVEALPDAVAGRLR; encoded by the coding sequence ATGAGCAGCACCCCCGCAGTCCTCCAGGCCACCGACGTCCACGCCGGCTACGGCGGCCCGCCCGTCCTGGACGGCGTCAGCCTCACCCTGCGCCCCGGCGACGCGGTCGGGCTGCTCGGGCGCTCCGGCGTGGGCAAGTCCACGCTCGTCGAGATCCTCGGCGGCCACCAGCGGCCCTGGCAGGGCCAGGTCACGCTCGACGGCGTCAACGTCTCCAAGCCCCCGCTGCGCCAGAAGAAGGCCATCAAGGCGCGGCTGCGCACGGTGCACCAGAACGGGCTGGCGGGCATCGACGCCCAGCGCACGGTCGAGAAGACGATCCAGGACGCGTTCACCGAGGCGCGCAAGGCCGGCCGCTCGACCAACAACGACGTCGAGGCGGCGCTCGGCGTCGTCGGCCTGCCGGTCCGGTTCGTCACGCGCACCGTCCAGTCGCTGTCCGGCGGCGAGCGCCAGCGCGTCGCGATCGCGCGCGCCCTGGCCGCGAAGCCGGACCTGCTGCTGCTCGACGAGCCGCTCACCGCCGTGGACCAGGCCATGCGCGAGGAGGTCGCCGCCGACGTCCGCGCCCTCGTGCGCGCCGACGGCATCGGCCTGCTGGTCGCGTCGCACGACGTGCGCCTGCTGGACCGCCTGACCGACACCGTGCTCGTCCTCGCGGAGGGGCGCATCGTCGAGTCCGGGCCGCTGGGCGACCTGCTGCGCGCGCCGCAGCACGAGGACACCCGGGCCCTGGTCGAGGCCCTGCCGGACGCGGTCGCCGGCCGGCTGCGCTGA